A single genomic interval of Trichosurus vulpecula isolate mTriVul1 chromosome 6, mTriVul1.pri, whole genome shotgun sequence harbors:
- the LOC118854700 gene encoding 60S ribosomal protein L31-like → MAPAKKGGEKKKGCSAINEVVTREYTINIHKRIHGVGFKKQAPPSLKEIRKFAVKEMGTPDARIDTRLNKAVWAKGIRNVPCCIRVRLSRKHNEDEESPNKLYTLVTYVPVTTFKSLQSMWMKTKLNFI, encoded by the coding sequence ATGGCTCCGGCAAAGAaaggtggagagaaaaagaagggatgtTCTGCCATCAACGAGGTGGTGACCAGGGAGTATACCATCAACATTCACAAGAGGATTCATGGAGTAGGCTTCAAAAAGCAAGCTCCTCCGTCTCTAAAGGAAATTCGCAAATTTGCCGTGAAAGAAATGGGAACTCCAGATGCACGCATTGACACCAGACTCAACAAAGCTGTTTGGGCCAAAGGAATAAGGAATGTCCCATGCTGTATCCGAGTGCGTTTGTCcaggaaacacaatgaggatgaAGAGTCACCAAACAAGCTGTACACCTTGGTTACTTATGTACCTGTCACCACTTTCAAAAGCTTACAGTCAATGTGGATGAAAACTAAACTGAActtcatttaa